The stretch of DNA GGCAAGTCGGAGATCTCCAAGTCCCTCCTGGACGCCTTCGTCTTCGGTGAGGCCTACGTCGGCGACGTCGACGAGGACTTCGACACCGTCCAGAAGATCCTCGACGGCAACTACGCCGACCGCTTCGTCGACCCGGCCAACAAGAGCGACAACCACCGCTCGATCCTCTCCGAGCGCCGCTCGCTGGGAAGCGTCATCAAGCTGCTGACACCGTCGTCGATGTACACCGACGAGTACAACGCCTTCCTGGAGTCGATCCCGGCCCACATCAAGGAGCTCATCTTCACCGTCAAGCGCTTCTACCAGCCCAGCTGGGGCAAGGACTGGCGCAGCCACTTCTCCGTGGGCATCATCAACGGCCGCAAGGGCAACTCCCTGCGCCTGGACGGTGAGGTCATCAAGGTCAACATGCTGCGCGTGGGCTTCGAGGACGACGGCGCCTGGCGCCTGCTGTCCCTGCGCCCGGACTTCTCCCCGGCGGCCAAGGTCCAGACCGAGGACGACATCACGGCCTCGATCGTGGCCCCCGGCGGCCTGATCTCCACCCCGGACTCGGTGCTGTCGCGTAAGTTCGTCACCAACTGCGAGTCCCTGCTCTTCCAGCGGCCCGACGACGCGATCGTGCGCGGCTACGACAAGCAGACCGAGTCGGACATGTCGGATCCTCAGGCGGACCTGTTCATCTCCAACTTCGAGCCGCTCACCCCCGACGACGCCCGGGCGATGGCCGCCGACGCCCCCGGCCTGTCCCGCTTCACCCAGCCCATGCAGGACCTCGTGGCCCGCGCCGCCGCCCTGCCCGAAGCCGAGGACCCCGCCGAGGAGACCTACTGGGTCTCCACGGCCGACCCGCGCCTGGTCAACGGGACTCCCACCAAGAACCCCCGCTACCTGCAGGTGCGTCCCGACATCGCCAACCCGAAGGACGTGGTGCTGGCGGACCTCACCAACCATCTCTTCCGTGACACGCCCTTGGCCGAGCCGCTGCATCACAGCGTCGACGTCGTCGCCGCCGGGCGCCGCAACAACCCGCCCGAGGACGGGGTTCCGCCGCTGTGCGCCTACAACCCGCTGCACTACATGGAGCTGCCCGAGCTCTTCATGGAGTTCATCTCCTCCATGACCGGCAAGTCCCCCTCGACCACGGGGGCGGGCAGCGAGGGGGCGCTCACCAAGTCTCCGTTCAACGCGCTGCCGGCCATCTACGACCTCAACGCGGCCCTGCTGTCCTACGCCCTCAGCGGCTACGACGGCTGGCTGTCCTCGGCCGGATGCATCGGCCCGAAGGTCCAGGTGGCCCACGACATCTCACTGCTCATCCCGGAGATCTTCTCCCGCATGAGCACCGAGGAGCGCGACGCCGGCAGCCTCATCAAGGACGGGTACCTCGAGCGCATCGAGGACTTCGAGTACGAGGGCCGCACCGTTCAGGCCTCGCGCCTGGGCTACCGCATGAACCAGGCCTTCGCCTCGACCTTCTTCGGGCGGATCTTCCTGCATCCCGACGTCGTCTTCACCGAGGAGATGCTGCGTCCCGAGCTGCAGGACGAGGCGGTCTTCGCCGACTCGGTGGACATCATCGTCACCACGCACAAGGTCGTGGCCGAGCACTACCGGGCCGACGGCTCCATCGAGTGGGCCGTGCCGCCCCTGCGGGCCCTGCTGGAGATCATGATCGACGGCACCTCCCGTGAGGGCTGGGACCTGACGAGCCCGGAGTTCCGCGCCCTGTTCGAGCGCGAGAACATCCTGAGCTCGTCGTGGTACGCGGCGCGCCTGGACGCCAAGGTCGCCCGCGACACCCGTCAGGCCCACCAGGCTATCGAGGACCTCACCCGCTTCTACACCGCGGAGAACAACGAGGAGGTCATCGAGCGCCTGGGCATCGAGGGCCGCCTGGCCGAGGCCCGCGCCTGGCTGGACAAGGTCAGCGCCCCGGCCTACCGCGAGCACCTCGTGGGCACGCTCGGCCTCCAGCCCTCGCTGGCCTGAGGCTGACGACGGCCGGCCGACGCGCCTGACGCATCCCCCTCCCCTGGGCGGGGACCTTCCACGCGTGGGGGAACAGGAATCCTGTTCCCCCACGCGTGTTCCGTGCCCGTACGCGGGTTCTCCGCCCGTGCAGAGACGGGGACGAGTACTGGAGAAAGTGCCCGACGCCGCCGCTCACCGAAGGTCACACTGATATCGCGTCAACCCTCGCACCGGGCAGCTGCTACCCAAACGACTCGCACCAGAAACGCTCCTGGAGACTTGTGAGGGGTCACCGCCGCTGATGGGATTGCACCCATGCCCGCAGCGCCCGCCATGGACACACCGACCGAGCCGGCCGGAGCCACCCCTGCCGCCGCGACAACCGGGGCCTCCCACTCCCGGCCGGCCGATACCGTCGCCACCGACCTCGGTACCGACACCTCCTCCGGCCTGAGCCCGCAGATCGCGGCCGACCGTCTGGCCGCCGGCGGCCCCAACGAACTGCCCTCCAAGCCGCCGACGCCCGCCTGGCTGCGCTTCCTGGGCCAGTTCAACGACCCGCTCGTCTACCTCCTGCTGGCCGCCATCGTCATCTCCACCATCGCCTGGGTCCTGGAGGGTGCAGAGGGCGTGCCGGTGGACGCCATCGTCATCCTCGCCGTCGTCACTCTCAATGCCGTCCTCGGGTTCGTGCAGGAGAACAAGGCCGCTGACGCCGTCGCCGCCCTGTCCGCCATGACCGAGGCGACCTCCACGGTGCTGCGCGACGGCTCTCGGCTGGTCATTCCCTCCTCCGAACTCGTGGTAGGCGACGTCCTCGTCCTGGGCGAGGGCGACCAGGTCGGCGCCGATGCCCGCCTGGTCTCGGCCGCCGCCCTGCGCGTGGTGGAGTCCTCCCTGACCGGTGAGGCCGACGCCGTCGTCAAGACCCCCGAGGCGGTCGGTGCCGACACCGACCTGGCCGACCGCACCTGCATGGTCTACCGGGGCACCTCCGTGGCCCAGGGGACGGGGCGCGCCGTCGTCGTCGCCACCGGAGCCAACACCGAGATGGGCGCGATCGCGCAGATGCTCGAATCCGTCGAGGAGGAGAACACGCCCCTGCAGAAGGAGATCCACTCAATCTCCAAGATGCTGGGAATCGTCGTGGTCGCCATCGCCGTCGTCGTCGTGGGGACCCTGCTGCTCCTGGCCGAGGACCACACGCCGAACACGATGGTCCACGCCCTCCTGCTGGGGGTCTCGCTGGCCGTGGCCGCCGTGCCCGAGGGGCTGCCCGCGATCCTGTCGGTGGTCCTTGCCCTGGGAGTGCAGCGCATGGCCACTCACAAGGCAGTGGTCAAGAAGCTCACCAGCGTGGAGACCCTTGGCTCCGCCTCAGTCATCTGCTCGGACAAGACCGGCACGCTCACCCGTTCGGAGATGACGATCCAGGAGGTCGTCACCGCCTCGGGCACCTGTGTGGTCACGGGCATCGGGTACGCGCCCGACGGCGAGGTCGCCCCTGACGCCGACCGCGACGGTCGCCCCGACGCCGATCCCCTCGAAGGGCCCCTGCGCGACGAGGTCACCGTGGTCCTCTCCGGCGGGACACTGGCCTCCGACGCCGGGCTGAACGTCACCGAGGACGTGTGGAGCGTCGTCGGCGACCCTACCGAGGGCGCCTTCCTGGTCGCGGAGAAGAAGCTCGGCACACACGGGCAGCGCGAAGGCCGCTTCGAGCGCGTCGGCGAGGTCCCCTTCACCTCCGAGCGCAAGATGATGTCGGTGCTGCTCATCGATACCGAGCACGGCACAATCATCGTCTCCAAAGGGGCCCCCGACGTCCTCATGGAGCACTGCTCACAGATGCGCCTGGGCGACGCCGCCACCGAGCTGACCGAGGAGGCCCGGGCCCGGTTCGTCGAGCACATCACGGGCATGTCGGGCCGGGCGCTGCGCACCCTGGGGGTCGGCTACCGGATCCTCACCGATGAGGAGGCCGCCCGCGTGCACGAGGCCGCCGCCGGCGACGGCGAGGCTGACCTGTCCGACCTAGAGCGGGACCTGGTGCTGGCCGGCGTCGTCGGCATCATCGACCCGCCGCGCCCCGAGGCGGCTGTCGCCGTCGCCGAGGCGCACCGGGCGGGCGTGCGCGTCCTCATGATCACAGGCGACCACCCGGCCACCGCCGGGCGCATCGCAGCGGACCTGGGCATCGTCGAGCGCGGCGCCCCGGTTCTGACCGGCCGCGAGCTGGAGAGAATGGATGACGGCGCCCTGTCCGAGGCCGTGGCCGCCACCAGCGTGTGCGCGCGGGTCGCGCCCGAGCACAAGATGCGGATCGTCCACGCCCTGAAGTCTCAGGGCCACACGGTCTCCATGACCGGCGACGGCGTCAACGACGCCCCGGCCCTGCGCGCCGCGGACATCGGCGTGGCCATGGGCATCACCGGGACCCAGGTGACCAAGGAAGCCGCCGCGATGGTCCTGGCTGACGACAATTTCGCCACCATCGTCGACGCCGTGCGCGAGGGCCGGCGCATCTTCGACAACATCAAGAAGTTTCTGCGCTTCCTGCTGTCCTCCAACATGGGCGAGGTCCTCACCGTCTTCGGCGGCGTGGTGCTCTCCGGAGTCATCGGCCTGAGCGGGCACAGTGAGTCCGGCGTCGTCCTGCCGCTGCTGGCCACCCAGATCCTGTGGATCAACCTGGTTACCGACTCCGGACCGGCCCTGGCCATGGGTGCGGACCCCTCGGTGGAGGACGTCATGGCCCATCCGCCACGCGAGCCCACCGACCGGGTGGTCGACGGCGCCATGTGGAGCAGCGTCCTGCTGGTCGGCGCCGTCATGGCCGTCTCGACCCTGGCCACGCTGGACATCTTCCTGCCAGGCGGCCTCGTCGAGACCTCCCTGTCCACAGACAGCCTTGACACCGCGCGCACGGCGGCCTTCTCCACTCTGGTCCTGGCGCAACTGTTCAACACGGTCAGCTCCCGCTCGGAGACGGTCAGCGCCTTCAGCCACCTCTTCGTCAACAAGTGGCTGTGGGGTGCGATCTGCCTGACCCTGGTGCTCCAGGTCGCCGCGGTGGAGGTGCCCTTCCTTCAGACTGCCTTCTCGACGACGTCGCTGGACCCGGTCCACTGGGCGGTCGTCATCGTCATGGCCTCCCTGGTCCTATGGGTCGATGAGCTGCGCAAGCTCATCAGCCGACTCATGGCGCGGTAGAGAACCGATAGGGGCGCAAGGACCCGTTCACATCCGATTCAGTGGCCGGTCTGGTCGATCGACGGGGGTCAGCCGACGTCGGCGTTGCCGGAGAGGTGCCAGGTCTCGTTGGCCCAGGGGAAGACGTACTGCATGAGCACGTAGACGATCCCGGCGATGAGGATGAGTGATTCGATGGCCTTGAGCCAGGCCGGCCCGGGCAGGTGGCGCCAGACGAAGCCGTACATCAGTTGACCCCCGAATCATTGAGAACGGAGGCCGGGCGCCCCTCGGCGCGGTCCATCCAGTACTCGAACTTCGCGTGGACGATCCAGCGCTGGTCGTTGCCGAACTCGCCAGTGGTCGACCCATGACAGGTGGTCAGCGTGATGTACCGCTCGGTTGGCTGAACGTCGGGCTGGTTGGGCACCGGGGCGATGACCTCCACCTGCTCGGGCTGGACGAGCTCATGGCCGGTCACCTTGAACACGTACCAGGTATTGGCGGTGGAGACGATGATCTCGTCGCCCTCCTGGAGCAGGTCGATACGACGGAAGGAGTTGCCGTAGGTACGGCGGTGCCCGGCGATGGCGAAGTTACCGGGCTCCCCGAGCTGCTGGGTGTCGGGATAGTGGCCCGCGGCCGCCTGATCGAGGACATCGGAGCCGGTGCCCTCAAGGATGGGCATGTTGTTGTTCGTGACGCCGTACCACTTGGGGACGACGAGCATCCCGATGGTCTCGCCGTAACCGGCCTTGTCCATCACCGGAGGATCGTCGTAGTGCTTGGTCCCCTCGGTCTTCGGGGACTCGACCTGCGTGTCGTGGAACTGGGTGGCCACTGCCTGTGCACTGGCGTTGGCGTCGATGCTGGTCCACCACAGCTGCCAGCACAGGAAGAGCGCGACGACGAGACCGGCGGTGATGAGCAGCTCACCGATCCCGGTCAAGGTGCCATTGATGATTCGTACAGCTCGGCTCTGGCCAGACGCTCGGTGTCGTACAAGACCCCCTCTACCCATCACCCCTCCTCAAGATGAGACATCATCGGGTCAGCGGCCAGTCTAAGGCGACATGTCCCGTCCGTGACCAACCGGGAGTGGTGGACGTATCACAGAGCACACCGTGAGGAAGCTTCTCCGCATGTCCTAGGCTAGGACCAGATGTATTGCGGTGGCCTCGAACCGCCGTCCCCCAGCAGTGAGGAGACCCAGAGTGGCCTTGGAGAAGAAGTCCACAAAGGACGACGCCGACAAGAGCTCGGAGAAGGTCTCGAAGAAGAACTCGTCGTCGAAGAAGAAGCACCCTGAGCGCTCGGGCAACCCGGCCAAGTCCGCCAAGGCCCGGGAGGAGGAGTCGCGTGCTGCGGCGAACCGGGTCTCTCGCACACCCACGAGGGTCAAGGACACCGCCTCGCCGCGCTGGTACGCCCCCACCATGGTGACGCTCATGGTGATCGGGCTGCTGTGGGTGGTCACCACCTACCTGTTCAACGGCCTGTACCCGCTGCCGTACTTCGCCAAGCACCACGCCACCGACTGGTTGTTCAACGGCAACCTCTACATCGGCTTCCTCATCATGATGTCGGGCTTCCTCGGCCTGCTGCGCTGGAAGTAGCAGGGCCCCAGGCACCTCCGCACGACCATCTGACCACCCCGCAAGGCCCCCGAGCACCAGCTCGGGGGCCTTGCCGTGCCCGACCGGCCAGGGCCATCCCGGGCAGTCCACAGACGGCCTGTGGATCAGTGGATAGCCTCCTCCCCACAACCCACCCCGACTTTCCCCAAGTGTGGACACACTTGTGGATAACTACACCCATGTGTTTCCACACCTGTGTCCCCAGGTGTGGATGAACCACACGGGTGTTCTTCCACCGGTGTCGTTCACCGTCATGCGCCGCGATTCAGGACGATTCAGTGCGATTCACTGAGAGGCCGCACTTTCAGACGATGACGAGGGCGCGTGCGATGTTGAGTCCCACGAGCACCACCGCCACCGCGACGGTTCCGGCGATCCCCACCGACTGTCGCTTTCCGCGGGGGGCCCACGCGTAGATCGCCGCGACGATCCCTCCGACGACGAGTCCGCCGAGGTGCCCCTGCCAGGAGATGTTGGCCCCCAGGAAGGAGATGACGGCGTTGATTGCCAGCAACGCCACGATCCCCGAGGTGTCCCGACCGAAGCGACGCTGAACCACGAACATGGTGGAGAACAGGCCGAAGACCGCCCCGGAGGCCCCCACCGTCATCGTGATCCAGGAGTCGGTGCCCGGCCAGGAGAGCCAGTAGATCGCCGTCGAGCCGCCCAGGGCGCTGAGCAGGTAGATGGCGGTGAAGCGCCAGCGTCCGAGCACCGGTTCGAGGACACCGCCCAGCACCCACAGCGCCCACATGTTGAAGCCGAGGTGCATGTAGTTCGCGTGGAGGAAGGCGGTCGTCAGGAACCGCCAGGGCTCGCTCGCCGCCAGCTCTGGCACGAAGGCCAGCTGGAAGTCCAGGGCCGGGACGAGAATCTGGATCGCGTAGGCAGCAACGCACAGGCCGATGAGCACCTTGGTGACGACGGCGCCCGACACCACGGTCCCACCCAGCAGGGTGCGCGCCTGGCGCCGGCCGGCCTGCGACTGGCGCGCGCAGTCCACGCAGTGAACGCCCACGGTGCTGGGGACCTGGCAGGCGGGGCAGGTGGGCCGGTCGCAGCGCTGGCAGCGCACGTAGGCCACCGTGTCCGGGTGCCGGGGGCAGACCGGTGGCGCCTGCTCGGCGGACGAGTTCGTTGAGGTCATCGGGGAGGTACTCCTTGGCGGGTGACGGGCAGGACTGGGTACGACGACGCCGCCGGGACGCGGGTCCCGGCGGCGTCACAGGGGCGATTCACACCCGGTGCTGGTGACGAGTGGTGCCTTCAGCGACTTCCTCGCGACTTAGTCGGTGATGTCCACCGAGGTGATGATGACGTCCTGCACCGGACGGTCACGCGGGTCGGTCTCGACGGCGGAGATCGCGTCGACGACGGCGCGGGAGGCCTCATCGGTCACGGCACCGAAGATCGTGTGCTTGCCCTGGAGCCACTCGGTGGGGGCTGTGGTGATGAAGAACTGCGAGCCGTTGGTGCCCTTGCCCAGGCGGCGGCCGGCGTTGGCCATGGCCAGGACGTAGGGGGCGGCGAAGGTCAGCGAGGCGTTGATCTCGTCGTCGAAGACGTAGCCGGGGCCGCCGGTGCCGGTGCCCAGGGGGTCGCCGCCCTGGATCATGAAGCCCGGGATGACCCGGTGGAAGATCACGTTGTCGTACAGGGGCGCGTGGGACTCCTCGCCAGTACGAGGATCCGTCCAAGCCTTCTGACCGGTGGCCAGCCCCACGAAGTTGGAGACGGTCTCGGGCGCTTGCTCGGGGTAGAGCTCCAGGCGGATATCGCCGAGGTTGGTGTGAAGAGTCGCTTCCATAGGGGCCATGGTGGCATGTCCGCACGTCCATCGGGATGAACCCTGAGCGGCGTGCGGCACTGTTCACCCCAGGCAAAACGTCTGGACAACTGATGGGCCCAGTCGCCCAACGGTGCGAACATTGATGCACGTTGCACAACAACCGTCTGTATCCGTATCCGACCTGAGAGGCAACCATGTCCTGCCTGACGAAGACATGCTGCGACAAGAAACTTGACACCACTCATCTGCGGAAGGAAGCAGCATCCTTCGCCGAGTCGGTCGTCGACCAGGCTGAGAAGGCAGCCCTGTGGGCGGCTCCGCACGTGAGCAAGGCCGCCGGGGGCGTTGCCCGCGCCGCCAAGGACGCACAGGAGCGTCTGGAGCCGGTGGTCCACGAGGCCCGCTACCGGGTTGTCGAGGACTACATTCCACGCGCGCAGCGCGCCGCCGTGGCTGCCCAGACTGCTGCGGGTACGGACGGTACCCTGACAGAGCGCGCCCAGCGCGTGGCTGTTGCCGCAAAGTCCGCCGCATTGGAGGTTCCCGTGAAGAAGCAGAAGAAGCACCGCGTGCTCAAGACCCTGGGTTGGCTCGCCGTCGCCGGCGCGGCCGCCGCTGGCGCCTACGTCGTGTGGCGTCGTAGCCAGCCGGTCGAGGACCCGTGGGCCGAGGAGTACTGGGCCGACTCCACCGAGGATGAGGCCGGCTACGGCATCAGCCCCGAGGACGCTCAGGCCTGACAGCAACACAGACCTGTCAACGGCGGCGTCGCGCTGGTTTCCACCGGCGCGGCGCCGTCGTCGTCCCATAGGGCCGTCGCACTGAGACGCTGTGTCTCTCCCGGCGACGTCGTCGCACGCCGCGGGTAGCCTGGAGGCATGTGCGCGCTGTCCGTTCCCGCCATTGCCCTGACTCGCGGAACCAACGGGGAGGAGGTGCTCGTCCCCCAGCTGGGGTTGGGAACCTACAAGGTCTCCGACGACGAGGCCGAGCGCGTCGTCTGCGACGCCCTCGAAGTCGGCTACCGGCACATCGACACCGCCCAGATGTACGGCAATGAGGCCGGGGTGGGGCGGGCGATCAAGGCGTCCGGGTTGGCGCGCCAGGACCTGTTCATCACCTCCAAGCTCAATAATCCCAATCATCGGCGCGAGGACGCGCTGCGCAGCCTCGACGCCACCATGGAGGCGCTGGACCTGGAGGTCCTCGACCTGTTCCTCGTCCACTGGCCACTGGCGGACTCCCCCGGGATCGACCTGGTGGACACCTGGCGCACCATGATCGAGATCCTCCACAGTGGGCGGGTGCGCGCCATCGGGGTCTCCAACTACCAGCCCGAGCACCTGAACCGGATCGTGGAGGCCACGGGCGTGGTCCCGGCGGTCAACCAGGTGGAGCTGCACCCGTGGCTCACGCAGTCCGAATTGAGATCCGTCCACGAGCAGCTGGGCGTTGTCACCGAGTCCTGGTCACCGCTGGGCCGGGGCAGGCTGCTCACGGACCCGAAGGTCATCGAGATCGCGGACGCTATCGGGGTGAGCCCGGCCCAGGTCGTCATCCGCTGGCACCTGCAGAGCTCGCTGGTGGTCATCCCCAAGTCGACTCACCGTGAGCGCATGACCGCCAATGCCGACGTCGTCGGCTTCACTCTCGACGACGCTCACATGACGGCGCTGGACGCTCTGGACCAGGGGGTGCGCACCGGGTCCCACCCTGACCGGATCCAGGTGTGAGCGGCGCGCAGGAGCCGTGCACTCCTGCGTCGCTCCGGGTGTCGAGCCCGTTCCGTGTCAGGCCCGGTGGCGGTGGACCCGGAAGCCGGGTCCGATGTCGCCGGCCGGGACCATTTCAGCCAGCGCGGCCGGGTCGGAGAGCGAGCGCGCTGCGACGAAGCCGGTGACGGTGTCCACACCGTAGTCGAGGAGCACCGGGCTGATCGGCGTCGACGGGCCGACCAGAACGGTGTGCGCGTCACGGGAGAGCTCGATGAGCCGCGGTGCGGTCTTGTTGACGAAGCTCGATGAGGAGATGAAGACGACGTCGCACTCGGGCAGGACGTACTCGCAGGCGCTGTCGG from Actinomyces sp. Marseille-P3109 encodes:
- a CDS encoding rhomboid family intramembrane serine protease — protein: MTSTNSSAEQAPPVCPRHPDTVAYVRCQRCDRPTCPACQVPSTVGVHCVDCARQSQAGRRQARTLLGGTVVSGAVVTKVLIGLCVAAYAIQILVPALDFQLAFVPELAASEPWRFLTTAFLHANYMHLGFNMWALWVLGGVLEPVLGRWRFTAIYLLSALGGSTAIYWLSWPGTDSWITMTVGASGAVFGLFSTMFVVQRRFGRDTSGIVALLAINAVISFLGANISWQGHLGGLVVGGIVAAIYAWAPRGKRQSVGIAGTVAVAVVLVGLNIARALVIV
- a CDS encoding peptidylprolyl isomerase; protein product: MEATLHTNLGDIRLELYPEQAPETVSNFVGLATGQKAWTDPRTGEESHAPLYDNVIFHRVIPGFMIQGGDPLGTGTGGPGYVFDDEINASLTFAAPYVLAMANAGRRLGKGTNGSQFFITTAPTEWLQGKHTIFGAVTDEASRAVVDAISAVETDPRDRPVQDVIITSVDITD
- a CDS encoding aldo/keto reductase, whose protein sequence is MCALSVPAIALTRGTNGEEVLVPQLGLGTYKVSDDEAERVVCDALEVGYRHIDTAQMYGNEAGVGRAIKASGLARQDLFITSKLNNPNHRREDALRSLDATMEALDLEVLDLFLVHWPLADSPGIDLVDTWRTMIEILHSGRVRAIGVSNYQPEHLNRIVEATGVVPAVNQVELHPWLTQSELRSVHEQLGVVTESWSPLGRGRLLTDPKVIEIADAIGVSPAQVVIRWHLQSSLVVIPKSTHRERMTANADVVGFTLDDAHMTALDALDQGVRTGSHPDRIQV
- a CDS encoding class E sortase; this encodes MGRGGLVRHRASGQSRAVRIINGTLTGIGELLITAGLVVALFLCWQLWWTSIDANASAQAVATQFHDTQVESPKTEGTKHYDDPPVMDKAGYGETIGMLVVPKWYGVTNNNMPILEGTGSDVLDQAAAGHYPDTQQLGEPGNFAIAGHRRTYGNSFRRIDLLQEGDEIIVSTANTWYVFKVTGHELVQPEQVEVIAPVPNQPDVQPTERYITLTTCHGSTTGEFGNDQRWIVHAKFEYWMDRAEGRPASVLNDSGVN
- a CDS encoding cell division protein CrgA, whose protein sequence is MALEKKSTKDDADKSSEKVSKKNSSSKKKHPERSGNPAKSAKAREEESRAAANRVSRTPTRVKDTASPRWYAPTMVTLMVIGLLWVVTTYLFNGLYPLPYFAKHHATDWLFNGNLYIGFLIMMSGFLGLLRWK
- a CDS encoding cation-translocating P-type ATPase; this translates as MPAAPAMDTPTEPAGATPAAATTGASHSRPADTVATDLGTDTSSGLSPQIAADRLAAGGPNELPSKPPTPAWLRFLGQFNDPLVYLLLAAIVISTIAWVLEGAEGVPVDAIVILAVVTLNAVLGFVQENKAADAVAALSAMTEATSTVLRDGSRLVIPSSELVVGDVLVLGEGDQVGADARLVSAAALRVVESSLTGEADAVVKTPEAVGADTDLADRTCMVYRGTSVAQGTGRAVVVATGANTEMGAIAQMLESVEEENTPLQKEIHSISKMLGIVVVAIAVVVVGTLLLLAEDHTPNTMVHALLLGVSLAVAAVPEGLPAILSVVLALGVQRMATHKAVVKKLTSVETLGSASVICSDKTGTLTRSEMTIQEVVTASGTCVVTGIGYAPDGEVAPDADRDGRPDADPLEGPLRDEVTVVLSGGTLASDAGLNVTEDVWSVVGDPTEGAFLVAEKKLGTHGQREGRFERVGEVPFTSERKMMSVLLIDTEHGTIIVSKGAPDVLMEHCSQMRLGDAATELTEEARARFVEHITGMSGRALRTLGVGYRILTDEEAARVHEAAAGDGEADLSDLERDLVLAGVVGIIDPPRPEAAVAVAEAHRAGVRVLMITGDHPATAGRIAADLGIVERGAPVLTGRELERMDDGALSEAVAATSVCARVAPEHKMRIVHALKSQGHTVSMTGDGVNDAPALRAADIGVAMGITGTQVTKEAAAMVLADDNFATIVDAVREGRRIFDNIKKFLRFLLSSNMGEVLTVFGGVVLSGVIGLSGHSESGVVLPLLATQILWINLVTDSGPALAMGADPSVEDVMAHPPREPTDRVVDGAMWSSVLLVGAVMAVSTLATLDIFLPGGLVETSLSTDSLDTARTAAFSTLVLAQLFNTVSSRSETVSAFSHLFVNKWLWGAICLTLVLQVAAVEVPFLQTAFSTTSLDPVHWAVVIVMASLVLWVDELRKLISRLMAR